GTCAGCATCAACAGATCGGTGTCGTCGTTGAACTCAGATACGGCGAGAAGCGATGTGATCGCTTCCTCCCTGGGAATGGGCAGCAACTGCACCACAGGTGTTCCCTTGGCCGTTCGGCTGCACTGAGGCACGCGATACGCGGGCAGGGCGTAGGACACACCACGGTCACTGAACAGCAACAAGGTGTCGTGGTCATTGCAGCCGATGAACAGCTTGACCGCATCTTCACCCTGACTTCTGGTGCCAGCCTTACCGCGCGTGCCCCGGCTGGTGGCTTCAAATTCGCTCACCGGCATCCGCTTGAGATAGCCCGTTTCGGTCACGAGCACGACCGACCGCTCGTTGGCGATCAGATCGATGTCTTCCAGGCCGCCACCAAGGTCGAGAATCTCAGTGCGACGCGGAACGGCATGACGATCCCTCAGCTGATTGAGTTCGTCCTTGATCAGACCGAAGACCCGCTCACGACGCCCCAGAATGTCCTTGTAGTCGGCGATCTTGGCGACCAGATCCTCATGCTCTAGGCGAATCTTGTCGGCCTCAAGAGCAGTGAGTCGCCGCAACTGCATCTGCAGGATCGCGTCCGCCTGAACCTCGCTCAGGCCATGACGGTCCTGCAGCTGCTGACGAGCCGTGGCGGTGTCGGGGGCAGCCCTGATCAGGGCGATGATTGGATCGAGCTGGTCGAGAGCCAGCAGCAGACCAAGCAGAATGTGATCGCGTTCCTCAGCCTTGCGCAGCAGGTAGCGGGTGCGGCGCTCGATCGTCTCGACCCTGAAGTCGAGGAAGACATCGAGCATCTTGCGCAACGTGAGCAGAATCGGCTCGCCATTGACGAGGGCCAGCATGTAGGCACTGAAATTGCTCTGCAGAGGGGTGAGCTTGTAGAGGTTGTTCAGCACCACCTGGGGATAGGCATCGCGGCGAAGCTCAACGACGATGCGCATGCCGTCGCGATCACTTTCATCACGGATATCCGAGATCCCTTCCAGCTTTTTGTCGTTGACCATCTCGGCAATGCGCTCAATCAGCGCTGCTTTGTTGGTCTGATACGGGAGCTCGGTGATGATCACGGCATCGCGATCAGGACGACCGGGCACCTCGAGTGTTTCGATGCCGGCCACACCGCGCATCGTCACCGAACCGCGACCACTGAGATAGGTCTCCTTGATTCCGGTGCGGCCCAGGATCTGTCCTCCGGTCGGAAAATCGGGGCCGGGGATCAGGGCCATCAGCTCCTGATCGCCAATGTCAGGGTTCTCGATCAGAGCCAGAAGACCAGCGATCAGCTCTCCCAGGTTGTGAGGAGGGATGTTGGTCGCCATGCCCACGGCGATTCCGGCCGAGCCGTTCAGCAAAAGCTGAGGAATCCGTGATGGCAGGACCGTGGGCTCTTGTTGCGAACCGTCGAAGTTGTCGATGAAATCGACGGTCTCCGCCTCGATGTCTTCGAGGAGCGAGTCGGTCGTGAGTGCCTGCAACCGCGATTCGGTGTATCGCATTGCGGCTGGCGGATCATTGTCAACCGAGCCGAAGTTGCCATGCCCGTCGATTAGCGGCATCGACATGGAGAAACTCTGGGCCATCCGCACTAGTGCGTCGTAGACCGCCGTATCTCCATGGGGGTGATATTTACCGAGCACTTCACCAACCACACGCGCGCACTTGCGGTAGGGGCGGTCACTGGTGAGGCCCAGCTCATACATCGCATAAAGAATCCTGCGATGAACAGGCTTGAGACCATCACGGGCGTCAGGCAGAGCTCTGCCGACGATCACGCTCATCGCGTACTCGAGATACGAGCGCGACATCTCGTTGCGCAGGTCCGTCTGGATGATCCGATCGTCGGAATCGCCGGGACCGCCGCTGCCGGGCCCCACTGAATCCGTCATACAAGACCTTTAGATCGTCAGCCACTTTATCGCGGATGCGCGATCGGATGACACCCGGCTCGTCACCTTTTGCTGTCTGTGTGCAATCAACCAAGGATCAGGACCTTACGCTTTGGCGTCGCCACTTGGACTGAAGTTGATGTCGTCCGACAAGCCCCCCGAAACTAAGGCTCCTGCCGAATCCATCAATCCGGATCTTCCCGCTCAGGGCGACATCACTGAGAGCGGGGCAGAGACGGAGAAAACCGCAGAAGCCCCCAAGTCCGAAACGGCTCCCGCTCCAGCTGCCTTTGCTCCGCCTCAGACACCGGTGAAGACTGAGCCGGCTGTGCAACCCGTCGCAGCATCTGACTCACCTTCGATTGCAGAGCGCATCAGTGTTCCAGCCCAGGCTTCTGCTGACGACAGCAGAGAAGAAGGCGGCGAATGGGAACTTCTCTCCAATCGCATCAAGCAGTTCTTCGAGGCGAACAATCTTCAGGATCAATGGCAGAGCCTTCGCCAGCCTCTGTTTCTGCTCGGTGGACTGATTGTTGTGATCCTGACGATTCGGATCTATGGAGGGATCCTCGATGCCATCGCCACGGTTCCATTGGCTCCACGACTGTTTCAACTGGTTGGCACCTTTTATGCCTTCTGGTTTGCAGCCACACGCCTGATCCGAGCCGAGGAGCGGAAGAAGATTTCGGCCAACGTGAATGATCTCTGGAGCAGCTTGCGGGGAGGCTCAAAAACCTGACCCGGATCGTCACGAAGCGCGAAGCACCGATTGGTAGCTTGATCGAACTCTGTTAGCTCCTGCGGTGGACATTCAGCTCGGACGCTCAAAGGTTGTACGCCGGGCCTATGGCATCGATGAAATCGCACTGGTGCCCGGCGGCAAAACCGTGGATCCAGAGGTGACCAACACCAGCTGGTCAATTGGAGGAATCGAGCGCGAGATTCCGATTATCGCCAGTGCCATGGATGGCGTCGTCGATGTGGGTATGGCCGTCAACCTGTCCAGGCTCGGAGCACTCGGTGTGATCAACCTTGAGGGAGTCCAGACGCGCTACGAAGACCCAAATACTGTTCTCGATCGCATTGCATCGGTCGGCAAGGACCAGTTCGTTCCTCTGATGCAGGAGATCTACAGCCAGCCTGTGCAGGAGCCCCTGATCCGCAAGCGCATTCAGGACATCAAGGCCCAGGGTGGTATCGCCGCTGTCAGCGGAACCCCTGTTGCGGCGCTGCGCTACGGCAAGGCGATCGCCGAAGCTGGTGCCGATCTGTTTTTTGTCCAGGCCACGGTGGTGTCAACGAATCACGTCGGACCTGAGGGCCAGGAGACACTCGACCTTGCAGCCCTGTGTCGAGATCTGGGGGTGCCCGTTGTGATCGGCAATTGCGTGACCTACGAGGTGGCACTTCAGCTGATGCGCGCCGGGGCCGCTGCCGTGATGGTGGGAATCGGCCCTGGAGCTGCATGCACCTCAAGAGGAGTGCTTGGAGTGGGAATACCTCAGGCCACAGCGGTGGCCGACTGCGCCGCGGCCCGAGAGGATTACCAGAAGGAAAGCAACCGATACGTTCCCATCGTTGCCGACGGCGGCATTGTGACCGGCGGCGACATCTGCAAATGCATCGCCTGTGGAGCTGATGCCGTGATGATCGGATCACCGATTGCCCGGGCAGAGGAAGCACCTGGTCGTGGCTTTCACTGGGGCATGGCCACCCCAAGCCCTGTCCTGCCCCGCGGCACCCGCATCAGCGTCGGCAGTACGGGAAGCCTGGAGAGCATTCTGCGTGGACCAGCCAAGCTTGATGACGGAACCCATAACCTTCTGGGCTGCCTAAAAACCTCCATGGGAACCCTGGGAGCACGCACCATCAAGGAGATGCAGCAGGTGGAGGTGGTTGTGGCTCCATCGCTGCTCACCGAGGGCAAGGTTTATCAGAAAGCCCAGCATCTCGGCATGGGCAAGTGAGCACAGTTCTTGCATCGAGACAAGGATGAACCCACCGAGACGCGGGTAAAATCGACATGTGCGGGCTTTGGCCCACACACTCCTCACACCCCCTGGCCCGACGCGTTCGGGCTTTCTGTCTTTAGGTCATCCATCACAGTTCAGGCGAAGAGCTGGGTGATTGAGCAGCAACCTCGGAAACGGTTGCTAAATTTCGCCCAATTCGACCGATCCTGAATGTCCAGCGCTGCCGCTGTCACCGACGCCTCCTTCGAACAGGACGTCCTTCAGAGCGACGTTCCCGTGCTGGTCGATTTCTGGGCCCCCTGGTGTGGCCCATGTCGCATGGTTGCGCCCATCGTTGATGAAATTGCCAAGGAATTCGAAGGAAAAATCAAGGTGTTCAAGCTCAACACCGATGAAAATCCCAACGTGGCCAGCCAATTCGGCATTCGCAGCATTCCAACTCTGATGGTTTTCAAAGGTGGACAGAAAGTCGACACTGTCGTTGGAGCCGTCCCCAAGGCAACTCTCTCTGGCACGATTGCCAAATACCTCTGAGGCCTCAACTGACTTCGTCAGCAGACCAAACTCCTGAGGGCTCATCCAAGCCGATCCAGACGATCGGCCTGATCGATTACGGAATGGGCAATCTCCATTCCGTTCAGACCAGTTTCAAACGCTTGGGGCAGCCTTTAATCCAGGTTCGGCATCCTCGGGATCTAGAAGCCTGTGATGCGCTGATTCTCCCGGGAGTCGGAGCTTTTGATCCGGCAATGGAAAAGCTTCATTCGACTGGACTCGTGCAGCATCTACGCAGCTGGCATGACAACAAACGCCCTCTGCTCGGGATTTGTCTGGGCCTTCAGTTGCTGTTCGAACGCAGCGATGAAGGCAGTATCGAAGGTCTGGGACTTTTCGAAGGCGAAGTTCAACGGCTACCCGATCAACAGGGTGAGCGGATTCCACACATGGGCTGGGGGCAGCTGAGACCCCAACAGCCCTGCCCGCTTCTTGTGGAAGGCGAAGCGCAACCCTGGGTGTATTTCGTGCATTCCTATGCAGCGGTCCCCAACAAGACCGCAGATCTGGCCGCGACCGTGAGCTTCGGGCAGGGGGAAGCTACGGCGATGGTTTGGAGCGATCGCACGGGTGCCTGTCAGTTCCACCCTGAAAAGTCAGCAAAAGCCGGCGCTCGGTTGCTGAAGCAATGGATCGGATGGCTGCAGTCCGGCGCGCAGCTGCCCCAGTGAAAGGTGGGCAGCTGCGCTTGATCGGTGGGCGTCGCCTGCGCAGCCCTCAAGGCCAGGGAACTCGGCCAACCACCGCGCGCGTGCGTGAAGCCCTGATGAACTTGTTGAGTTCCGAGATCAGAGGCTGTTACTGGCTGGACCTCTGCAGCGGCAGCGGAGTCATGGGCTGTGAAGCGTTGATCCGAGGAGCCTCCCATGTGGTTGCGGTGGAGAAGGATGCGCGCACTGCGGCAATCTGTCGAGAGAATCTCGAACTGGTGGCCGCCAACGATGCCTGTGATGCAACGGTGAACGTGATCAGGAAAGATCTGCTCAGCTGGTTAAAACAGGGGTGCCTTGACGGCAATCAGCGGTTCTCAATCGTTTATTTCGACCCGCCTTATGGATCCGGGCTTTACCGCCCGGCACTCTCCATGCTTCACAGTGGCGGCTGGGTTCAGCCTCAGGGACTGGTGATCTGCGAGTTCGCCAGCAGAGAGAAATTTGAAGTGCCGTCAGGCTGGAAGGAAACAGACAGACGTCAATACGGGAAGAGCAGCCTGCTGATCCTCAACCCCCAAGAGCACTGCCGCGGCGATACTGATTCCAAGCTGCGACAAACAGGCCGAGAAGGGTGACCGGAATCAGACCAAGAACGATGCCGCACAGAAGAGGTTCGATCATGGCGTCACGCCGAGTGGAAGGATTGACCACAATTGTTCCATGCATATGACGCAACTGTGACGACACCGTCATCAACTGCTGCAACGTTGGAACGACGCCGTGGTTTGGTGACGGCGCTGGTAGCCATGGCTGTGATCACAGCGCTGGCTCTCGGGGCCTGGTTCTATGTCAGCACCCGTCTGGATCCTTACAGCAAGGCGGCACTGGCATTGAACGGCGATGTGCAGCATGGTGCGCAGCTGTTCCGCATCAACTGCGCTGGCTGTCACGGCATCTCGGGTCAGGGACTGGTGGGCCCGAGCCTTCAGGCCGTAAGCGAACGACGACCGGACCGATCGCTGATCCACCAGATCGTGAGCGGAGAGACCCCGCCGATGCCACGCTTTGAAATCGAACCGGAAGGCATGGCGGACCTTCTGAGCTACCTACACACCTTGAACTGATGCCATCGTGAGCCTCTCCGTGGTGTTGGTGGAGCCGTCCGGTCCGCTCAACGTTGGAAGCGTGGCTCGGCTCTGCGCCAATTTCGGAATTGATGATCTGAGGCTGGTCGCTCCGCGATGTGAACCCAATGACCCCGACGCACAACGCATGGCCGTGCATGGAGGGCAGGTTCTAAGCCGAGCTCGTTGCTTCCCGACACTGTTCGAGGCACTGGCCGATTGCCAGCGCGTCGTGGCCAGCTGCGGACGCATTGACCATGGAGAGATTGCTGTTCAGCCTCCCGAACAGATCATGCCCTGGGTGCAACAGGGTCTTGAATCGGCTGCACAGGTTGCACTGGTCTTCGGCAGAGAGGATCGCGGCCTGAGCAATGAGGAGCTGCTGCTCAGTCAACGCGTTGTACGGCTTCATTCCTCGGACGCCTATCCATCGCTGAATTTGTCCCATGCGGTTGCTGTGATGTTGCATGAACTGGAGAGGGTTCGCCGGCAATTCTCAGGTCAGCTGAAAGAAGTACTTCAGGATGCAGAAACAGCCGAACCAACCCAGCTGATCGACTGCCTCAATGACGCGGAAGATCTGCTTCTGGAGGCGGGTTTCCTGTTGGAGCACACCGCCAGGGCACGCATGGCCAAGGTCAAAGGTCTGCTGCAACGATCCCTGGTACGTCCTGAAGAATTGGCCATGCTGCGCGGCATGGTCCGACAACTTCGTTGGGCGATTCGTTGCCACCGCCCGTAATCTCTGGCTTTCTCGCGCAGTTCCTTGGCCTCCAGTCGATCGAGACGCCAAAACCCTGGCTGGGGACGTCCTCTGCGGCTTGTGCTGCGACTTGTTCTGATGGGCGTGGGACTTGGCGTCATTACGGGCTCCTTGCTGAAACTGGCTGGCCCTGCCGTTGAAAAAGGAGATCTCGCACTTCCTGGGTGGCTGCCGTTAAACGAGCAGAGCCCAGAGGGCAAAGCCCAGCCTGAAGCGACTGCCAACGACAACGGAACCACATCCCTCAATCGCACCGAATCCCTGGGTCGCTTCGAGACCCGCAATGAACTCAAGCCGCTGAGTGAGCGCTGGCAGACACTGGCAGCAGAACAGCCCGACCTGAAAGTGAGCGCCTTCATGCTCGTGCTGGACGACGGTCGCTATGCACAGCTGGAGCCTGACACTGCGCTGCCGGCGGCCAGCTCCATCAAAACCCCGATCCTGCTCGTCACCCTTGAGGAGCTTGACGCAGGTCGCTTGAGCTGGAACGAGCCTTTGCAACTCAGCAAAACCGTGGTGGGTGGCGGTGCCGGTTGGATGGCGTCCAAACCGCTCGGCACCCGTTTCCCAACGCATGAAGTCGCCACTGAAATGATCCGGGTCAGCGACAACACCGCCACCAACCTTCTGATCGAACGGCTGGGAGGTCAGGAGACACTGAATGCCCGTTTCAACGCTCTGGGCCTGAGCGCCACCAAGGTGAACGACTGGCTACCCGATCTCAAGGGCACCAACAGCACCAGCGCCAGAGATCTGGCTCGATCGATCGCGCTGGTTGACACCGGTGAAGCCCTCTCGATCCGCAGCCGGGATCTGTTCCGGGAGGTCATGGGCACATCGATCACCAATACCCTTCTGCCGCGAGGACTGATGCGGGGTCTCGGCGGACGTCAGGGAGAGCCGGACGACAGCCTGATGGTGAAAGGCTACAGAGTGCTCAATAAAACCGGCGATATCGGTATCGCCTACGCCGATGCAGGCTTGATTGAGTTGCCTGATGGCAGCAGAGCGGTTGCAGCCTTCCTGGTGAAGGGACCGTTCAACGATCCGCGCTCAACGGAACTGATCCGCAAGCTGGCAGCGGCGATGGCGCCGGTTCTCAAACCCAAACCCGCCGTTGCCCGTTCAAGCGCAAGTGCCGCCAGCATCGATCCATGACACGTCTCAACAGTCTGCAGGCACTGGCCGCTCTGACCGTGGCCACAGCATCCATCGCGACGATGTTTTCACCGCCACAGCTTGCAGCGGAACAGCAGAAACCGGCTGACCAAACACTGACTCGCCGCAGCGATGTACGAGCCCTTCCAGGCCAGCTGGATGACGTGCTGATGGTCAATGACAACAACCCGGAACTGATTACCGGGGAAGGCATCCTTGTTTCGACCTTTCCGCAGGCGCCGGGCCTGAATATCGCGCTGAATGGTCGCTTCGACCTGTTCAGCCATCACGTTTACGCCGGTCAGCCCGATCAGCTTGACTCGACTCTCTGGCTCGCTGTTGTGGCTCAGCCAGCAGGAGATGCTCCAGTAACTCTGAGACTTCTGGGTGGCAGCACCTCCCTCTCACAGGCGACTCTGAAGGGCCAAACCGCTTCACCATTTCTGCCGTTGCCAACCCTGATGGCTGAATCAGGCACAGCGGTTGCCTCTGGTCCGGGCAGCAAGGTTGCCGGCGACCTGCTGCGCGGAGACATCGCGAACGAACTGCAACAGGAATGGCTGATTGCACCCGGAAACATCAGCCCCCTGGTGGTGCTTCCAATCCCGGTCGCCGGACTCGATCCACTTCTCAACGGGCGCAACCTGCAGCTGCGGCTTCAGAGCTCAGGTCCGGTGCATATCGCCACCCTGGCCGCCTATGGAAATGGTGACAAGGTTCCAGACCCAGAGCGGTGGATCAGGCTGCTGAATCAGGGACGGCAGAGTCCCAAGGAGCACCAACCGACTCCGCGTGGCGCTAGCGGCAGGATGGTCTACTCACGCGTCAGCGGTGTTCAGATCGGCAGTACCTGGAGAGCAACCCTGACCGATCCCGGATCCAGCCACCTGAACATTGAAGATGCGCCCGTCTCCTGGCCGATCAGCAGCCTGGAACGCGGTGAGCTGCAGACAGGACAGATCCAGACAGCGGAGCTGAAGGCCTTTGATGCAGGCACCGCCTGGGCAGCACATGGGAACTACGGCGTTGAATACGACCTGACGCTTCCACTGCGCAATCAGGGATCGCAGCAGCGAACAGTGGCGATCACCCTGGACTCTCCTGATAAAAACAGCAGCGGTAACGGCCAACTGGTGTTCAACGGCAGTGACAGCGGTCCGGTGATGTTCCGTGGACCGATCGAAGTGAGCGGACTGGATGCACAAGGGGGGAGACCCAGCGGTCGACGACGCTTTCACCTGGTGTTGCGACGGGGGCAGGAGGGCCCCCAACTTGGGCAAATCACACTCGCTCCTGGAGAAACTCGTTCGGTACGAGTACGCCTTGTTTACCCGGCGGATGCCACACCTCCCCAGGTCCTGTCTCTCCGACCTGTGAAACAATCCACAGAAGCACCAGTCGATCGTCCGTGAGTTCACCGCGCAAGCGCAGAGTTTTCCCCTTCACCGCCGTGATCGGTCAGGAGGAAATGAAACTTGCTCTGCTGCTCAACGTGATCGATCCCCGCATCGGCGGTGTGATGATCATGGGCGACAGGGGCACAGGCAAATCCACCACGATCAGGGCACTGGCGGATCTGCTCCCTGGTATTGAGGTGGTCGCAGGAGACCCCTACAACAGCTCACCAACCGATCCTGATCTGCAGAGCAGCGACGTGCGTCAGCGCCTCGAGCATGGGGAAACCCTCGCGACAGAGGAGCGACAGGTGCCCATGGTGGATCTTCCACTTGGCGCGACGGAAGACCGCCTTTGCGGCACCATCGACATTGAGAAGGCTCTCAGCGAGGGCGTGCGGGCTTTTGAACCAGGATTGCTGGCCAAGGCAAACCGGGGCCTGCTTTACGTCGACGAAGTGAATCTGCTGGACGATCATCTGGTCGACGTCCTGCTCGATTCTGCCGCTTCAGGCTGGAACACGGTTGAACGTGAAGGCGTGTCCGTGCGACATCCCGCCCGCTTTGTGCTGATAGGTTCCGGCAACCCTGAGGAAGGCGAGCTGCGCCCTCAGCTCCTCGACCGCTTCGGCATGAGTGTTGAGGTGCGAACAGTCAGAGACCCTGAGCTTCGCGTCCAGGTGGTGGACCAGCGCACAGCCTTTGACACCGACCCTGATGCCTTCACCTCCTCGGTTGAAGCTGGACAGAAAGCACTTCAGGAAAGGGTGGTCGAAGCCCAGCAGCGACTGGACCAGGTTGAAATCGACGATGATCTGAGATTGCGCATTTCCGCAGTGTGCGGCGAGCTGGATGTCGACGGCCTGAGGGGAGACATCGTCACCAACAGGGCTGCACGAGCACTGGCGGCCTTTGAAGGCCGCACTGAAGTCACGGAAGAGGATGTTGCCCGCGTGGCGTCATGCTGTCTTCGTCACCGCCTGCGCAAAGATCCACTCGAGCAGATCGATTCCGGTGATCGAGTCGTGAAGGTGTTCTGCAAGGTGTTCGAGCGCAGCGAGAGCAGCGATAGAGCCGAATTCGAACTGGCCCTGGCCGCCTGATGAGCCCACAGGAGTAGCCGAGCCGTGCGCATTCTCGGCATCGACCCCGGTCTCGCCCGGGTTGGTTACGGGGTGATTGACACCTCTGCTGGTCAGCAGACCATGCTCGATTGCGGCATCATTCGCACCGATCCTGGGCATTCAGAAGGCAAGCGAATGGTGGAGATCGCCAGAGACTTGCGGCAGCTGATCAGGGCCTGGCGCCCGGAATTGGCATCCGTCGAAAAGTTTTTCTTCTACAGATCCAGCAACACCATCGCCGTTGTTCAGGCTCGGGGCGTGGTGATCATGACCCTCAGCAGATTTGGATTGCCAATCGTCGAGTTTCCGCCGATGCAGATCAAGCAAGCTCTAACCGGCCATGGCCATGCTGACAAGGATGAGGTTCTTGAAGCCGTGATGCGCGAGCTCAACCTTGAGTCTCCGCCCAGACCGGACGACGCCGCTGATGCACTAGCCGTTGCACTGACGGGCTGGTTTCAGCAGTAAGAACAACAACACAAACGGAGATCCCTCACCATTGAAGTTTTCAAGGCAGAGAACACGCAAGCAAAAGCCGCTGTTAAGCGTGGGATTGAATGATTGAGCTTATTAACGAAACACCAATATCATCACGCTCTGAACATCAGCTAGCACCCCAATAAACCTCAATTAAAGAAAGCTAAAAGATGAGCACTTTTCCACAAATCTCTGTTGAGAAACCTGCCGAATTCTGGAGATTTGGATGAGAAGAGCAATGCCCTGACGATTAGACCTCAGCCACTCGCTCAGAGTGGAACATGGGATTCAAGACTTCATGGCTTACACAGCCTGGAATGGCTAACACATAGGCATAACTCTGATGCCAAGCCAATGAGGTATTGGTGATTGGGCATTATTTTTCACTTGAACGTGTCAGCTGATCCCGTAGACGGGCAGCAAACGCTTTTTCAACCAAGTCCCCAGCGAAGACAGACCTGCTGACAATCATGAGATCAGGACAAGTCCTTCTAGAGGTCAGGACAACTGTTGATCTGAAATCATGTGATTCATCTCTCAGCAGTGCGGACTGGACCTGGAATTGGCCTGCCTTGTGGACACTGGATCACAAGCTCAGTCTGAGCTCGACACCTGAACCTCTTGAGCATCTTCCATTGCTTCTTCTTCTTCAGCGCTTGCAGAAGGGAGCAAGCCCAGTTGCGTTTCAACGGTTGCCCGGTACCGATTCAGATCGGTTTCCAATTCCTGGATGCGCACTTGCTGGGCGTCGAGATTACTGGATTGATGGATGCGTTCCACGTTGTTCAGCATCCCGCTCCATGCAGCGAACAGCCAGGCTGAAGTTGCACCAATCCCGGCAGACAGCAGCAGCAATGCTGCAAGAGGCGTGGTGTACTTCAGGCCGGGTAGCACATGAACGGTTGTAGCAGCCGTATTTTCCAGCGTGAAGAACACCATGCTCAGGCCGAACACGAAGATCAGGGTGAAATTGATCTGACGCATGGTCCGAGTTGCTGGTGGACCAAAAACTACGTAATCACTTCCACGCTGGGAGCCAAAGCCAGTTGAAAGGATGAAGTTCGTTAACCAGCGAAAAGGTCGTTAACGAAACAAGGAAGCTTCATGCCATCAGCCTGAAAGGTATGGCTTGACTGGATGGGGCCAGATCCTGATCATCAGCTGGATCTGAATCATCTGCACCGAGTAACGGCACAAGATCCGACCGACTCGAACAGTCGGCTGCAAAGCCCAAGAGGTCGCTGGTCATTGCTTGAGCCGATCCATCACGACCCGGGAAAAAGCTCGCTCCTTGGCAGCGGTGACAATCAGCGCTTTTGAGAGTTGCTTCAGAGTTTCCACGTCATCGCATTCATCGATTTTGCGGCAGGCACGTTCGACGCGGAACTGCTGTTCGATGGTCAGGGGAATCTCGGACGTTGACACGGCAACCATGCCATTCAGCTCAGGCGAATCTGGCGAGTGCAACCCCTCAGCTGTGGAAGCTGCGCCCGAAGAAAAACCAAAAATTGGAAGGGCCCTTGAAATGCGCGCAAAAGATCACAATCTCAGGGAAAGGTTATTGTCATCAAAACGGGTGGTTTTGTTCCACCCAGCAACATGTGGCAGGGATACGAAGGTTGAGAAACATTGGCCCATGTCATAAGAGGTTTCGCGATGGGCACAAAAGGAAGGAAGCGATCACCGAGAGAAGCAGCAGCATTCATTCCTGAGAACAGCTCTGATGTTGTTCAATGGAAACACCTGCCAACTTTCAATGAACCAGCGGAGAAACGCATGAAGGCATTGATTCCTGTTTATGCCATTTCAATGCTTATGGCAACGAATGTCTTCGCCAATACTCAATCAGCCACTGCAGAAGGTGTTGACAAAGAGGTGACAGTCAATCGACTGATGTCCAAGGTTCCCCAGGGTGCAACAGTGACAAACACATCCTGCGCGGACATTGGAACCGCTGGTTTCAATGTCCGCTATCGATGCACTATCACCTGGCAGTGAATGGATGCCTTCAACGGGTCGATAGCCTTCAAACCAAGCATGCTCTGACCAGGATCCCAGTCAGCGAATGACAATTGATGCCATTCATGTTTCCTGGAGCGGAAACTA
Above is a window of Synechococcus sp. BIOS-E4-1 DNA encoding:
- a CDS encoding cytochrome c; its protein translation is MTTPSSTAATLERRRGLVTALVAMAVITALALGAWFYVSTRLDPYSKAALALNGDVQHGAQLFRINCAGCHGISGQGLVGPSLQAVSERRPDRSLIHQIVSGETPPMPRFEIEPEGMADLLSYLHTLN
- the hisH gene encoding imidazole glycerol phosphate synthase subunit HisH; translation: MQTIGLIDYGMGNLHSVQTSFKRLGQPLIQVRHPRDLEACDALILPGVGAFDPAMEKLHSTGLVQHLRSWHDNKRPLLGICLGLQLLFERSDEGSIEGLGLFEGEVQRLPDQQGERIPHMGWGQLRPQQPCPLLVEGEAQPWVYFVHSYAAVPNKTADLAATVSFGQGEATAMVWSDRTGACQFHPEKSAKAGARLLKQWIGWLQSGAQLPQ
- a CDS encoding RNA methyltransferase produces the protein MSLSVVLVEPSGPLNVGSVARLCANFGIDDLRLVAPRCEPNDPDAQRMAVHGGQVLSRARCFPTLFEALADCQRVVASCGRIDHGEIAVQPPEQIMPWVQQGLESAAQVALVFGREDRGLSNEELLLSQRVVRLHSSDAYPSLNLSHAVAVMLHELERVRRQFSGQLKEVLQDAETAEPTQLIDCLNDAEDLLLEAGFLLEHTARARMAKVKGLLQRSLVRPEELAMLRGMVRQLRWAIRCHRP
- the gyrA gene encoding DNA gyrase subunit A produces the protein MTDSVGPGSGGPGDSDDRIIQTDLRNEMSRSYLEYAMSVIVGRALPDARDGLKPVHRRILYAMYELGLTSDRPYRKCARVVGEVLGKYHPHGDTAVYDALVRMAQSFSMSMPLIDGHGNFGSVDNDPPAAMRYTESRLQALTTDSLLEDIEAETVDFIDNFDGSQQEPTVLPSRIPQLLLNGSAGIAVGMATNIPPHNLGELIAGLLALIENPDIGDQELMALIPGPDFPTGGQILGRTGIKETYLSGRGSVTMRGVAGIETLEVPGRPDRDAVIITELPYQTNKAALIERIAEMVNDKKLEGISDIRDESDRDGMRIVVELRRDAYPQVVLNNLYKLTPLQSNFSAYMLALVNGEPILLTLRKMLDVFLDFRVETIERRTRYLLRKAEERDHILLGLLLALDQLDPIIALIRAAPDTATARQQLQDRHGLSEVQADAILQMQLRRLTALEADKIRLEHEDLVAKIADYKDILGRRERVFGLIKDELNQLRDRHAVPRRTEILDLGGGLEDIDLIANERSVVLVTETGYLKRMPVSEFEATSRGTRGKAGTRSQGEDAVKLFIGCNDHDTLLLFSDRGVSYALPAYRVPQCSRTAKGTPVVQLLPIPREEAITSLLAVSEFNDDTDLLMLTQGGFIKRTRLSAFSNIRSNGLIAIGLEEGDALTWVRLSVPGDSVLIGSKAGMTIHFRLSDDELRPLGRTARGVRSMNLRSGDELVSMDVLPVELADQIAASSDDGDDEGTPASEGPWVLVASAAGLGKRVPVTQFRLQKRAGMGLRAMKFRTDADQLVGLSVLGAGEELLLVSEKGVIVRTSADAIPQQSRAATGVRLQKLDKGDRLLKVVLVPPEAETNELDDASADSDSSKDVEANSESAPADS
- a CDS encoding GuaB3 family IMP dehydrogenase-related protein; translated protein: MDIQLGRSKVVRRAYGIDEIALVPGGKTVDPEVTNTSWSIGGIEREIPIIASAMDGVVDVGMAVNLSRLGALGVINLEGVQTRYEDPNTVLDRIASVGKDQFVPLMQEIYSQPVQEPLIRKRIQDIKAQGGIAAVSGTPVAALRYGKAIAEAGADLFFVQATVVSTNHVGPEGQETLDLAALCRDLGVPVVIGNCVTYEVALQLMRAGAAAVMVGIGPGAACTSRGVLGVGIPQATAVADCAAAREDYQKESNRYVPIVADGGIVTGGDICKCIACGADAVMIGSPIARAEEAPGRGFHWGMATPSPVLPRGTRISVGSTGSLESILRGPAKLDDGTHNLLGCLKTSMGTLGARTIKEMQQVEVVVAPSLLTEGKVYQKAQHLGMGK
- a CDS encoding CAAD domain-containing protein codes for the protein MSSDKPPETKAPAESINPDLPAQGDITESGAETEKTAEAPKSETAPAPAAFAPPQTPVKTEPAVQPVAASDSPSIAERISVPAQASADDSREEGGEWELLSNRIKQFFEANNLQDQWQSLRQPLFLLGGLIVVILTIRIYGGILDAIATVPLAPRLFQLVGTFYAFWFAATRLIRAEERKKISANVNDLWSSLRGGSKT
- the petG gene encoding cytochrome b6-f complex subunit V, which produces MIEPLLCGIVLGLIPVTLLGLFVAAWNQYRRGSALGG
- the trxA gene encoding thioredoxin: MSSAAAVTDASFEQDVLQSDVPVLVDFWAPWCGPCRMVAPIVDEIAKEFEGKIKVFKLNTDENPNVASQFGIRSIPTLMVFKGGQKVDTVVGAVPKATLSGTIAKYL